The nucleotide sequence AGACCAAATACCTGTATGTAATTCAAAAAATTCTAAATAAAAATAAAAAGATATGTGCGGAATAGCCGGATACTGGAAGGCCACTTCTCTTGCAGACAATGCAAAGGATACTCTTAAAAACATGACTGAAACCCTCTATCACAGAGGACCCGATGGATATGGATTTCATATAGATAAGGAAGAAGGGCTTGCCATGGGGCATGCCAGACTTTCTATTATTGATATGGAAACGGGAAGACAGCCACTTTACGGTCAAAGCAAAAACCAGGTTTTGACTGTAAACGGAGAGTTTTACGACTATAAAAGGATAAGAACAAACTTACGCCTAGAAGGTTTTAGTTTCACAACCAAATCAGATAGTGAAATAGCCCTTCCCCTATACAAAAAACATGGGTTGGACTTTATAAACCAACTTCGTGGAGAATTTGCCGTTGCGCTTTATGATAAAGAAAGGCAACAGCTTGTACTGGCAAGAGACAGGTTTGGGATCAAGCCTCTTTTCTACCATATTTCAGACAAAGGCGTATATTATGGCTCTGAAGTAAAGTCTTTATTTGCTAACCCTGAAGTTCCTGGAGCATTTGATGCTAAAGCTTTGATACACCAACTGATGCACACGATGGTACCTGGAACCAGTGCCTACAAAGGTATCCATGCCATAAAGCCAGGGCACATGATTATCATCAGCAAAAAAGGAGATAGCTTTGACGTAAAAGAAAGAAAATATTGGGATATGGACTTCCCAGAAGACAGCCAAAGAGAAGACAAAGGCGAGGCGTTTTACGTCAAACAGGTGCAGGAGAAGCTAATGGAAGCCGTTTCTTTTAGGCTAGAAGCAGACGTGCCGGTAGGATGCTACCTTTCTGGTGGTATAGATAGCTGCTCTATGTTAGGACTGGCATCTTCTATTCAACAGTCTCCTGTTAAAGCTTTCACCATTAGCTTTGACAACAAGGACTATGACGAGGCTGCTATTGCCAAAGAGATGGCAGATAGAACCAAAGCTGACCAAGAACAGATCAATTTGACAGCCAGTGAGCTTTATGGCGACAACTATGTCAAAACCCTATGGCACGCAGAAAGAACTTTCTACAACACCTTAGGTGTGGCGAAATACTGTATGAGTAAGCGTGTAAATGAGTGTGGATATAGGGTTGTTGTAACGGGAGAAGGTTCGGATGAGCTTTTTGGAGGATATCCTTTCTTCAAAAAGGACATGTTCCTGCATGTTTACCCTGAACACGAAGTAGAGGCGCTGCGCAAACAAATGGAAGCCAGCAACAGCTTGTTCAAAGGTGCTATTTTGGCAGAAAACCCAAGACGCCACCAAGCAATGGAAGACATTGTAGGTTTTACCCCTTCATGGATTCAGCCGTGGATGCATACTTTAGAACTAGCCTCTCCACTCCTTTCGGATGATGTACTGCACGAAACTGAAGGGTACGATCCTATTGCAGCTATTGCCGAAACTTTTGATAGCAAGCAATTGAAAGGACGCCATGTGCTGGACAAAGTACAATACACTTGGATAAAAACCATGCTGGAAGGTCAAATCCTGAACTGGGGTGGCGATAGAGTAGATATGGCAAACTCCATGGAATCTCGCCCTGCTTTCCTTGACCACCACGTAGCAGAAGCTGCACGAAACATCCCTCCACATTACAGGGTGAAAGGCAACATTGAAAAATACGTTCTGAGAGAAGCAATGAAAAACATTCTTCCTGAGGTATTGTATAAAAGAGAGAAATTTGCTTTTATGGCCCCTCCGGGACATACCGAAAAGAAAAAGCAAAATGCACTGCAAAACCTAGTTGACCAATTCTTGAATGAGGACATTGTAAGGGAAGCTGGTTTGTTGGATGCACAAAGAGTAACAAAGTTCTTAAAAGACTATAATGAAGACAAAGATCCTGTATCTTTGATTCGTAAAGATGCGCTTCTAAACCATTTGATCGGTGTGCATGTCTTGCACAGCCACTTTATAGCAGGAAGAAAAGAATCTTTGGCTTCATTAGCATAAAAATAGATAAACTATGCGGGAAAAATTGAGGATAAATTCTAAAAGATTATGGGACAATCTCTATGAGCTTTCAGAAATTGGGAAACAAAAAGATGGGGGTATTTACCGCATGGCTTTTTCACCTGCTGATATGGAAGCAAGAGATTGGCTATGTCAGAAAATAAAAAAAGCAGGCTTGGAGAACTTTCAGGATGGGGCGTTAAATGTTTATGGCAAACTCCCTGTCCAAGACAGTTCCATCCCTTCTGTTATTACAGGGTCACATATAGACACAGTACCAAACGCAGGAGCTCTTGATGGGGCTCTTGGCGTTATTGTCGCTTTGGAATGCTTGCAGGTCATCAAGGAAAATAATGTTGCCCATAAATACCCACTCGAACTGGTCGCTTTTAGTGATGAGGAAGGCCGCTTTGGCCCCATGTTCGGCTCTAAAAGCTTTATTGGCGACATGACTCCTGGAAATCTTTTAGAAAGTACAGACCTAAAAAACAACAAACTAATTGATGTACTGACTAATTTAGGCTATGACCCAAACAAGGCATTAGAGGCTGCCAGAGACCCTAAAACTATTAAATACTACCTTGAACTCCATATTGAGCAAGGACCAGTTCTCGATTCGACTAATAAAGAAGTTGGCGTAGTATCAGACATAACAGGATTGTTTAAGTGGCAAGTAACGCTTTCAGGATCAGCAAACCATGCGGGCACCACACCTATGGACATGCGTAATGATGCTTTTATGGGCTTGGCAGACTTTGCTCATGAAATTCCTAGGATAATAGAAGAAAACGGGAGCGAACATTCAAGAATGACTATTGGTATGGTGCAACTTTATCCAGGATCTGCCAATACCATACCTGAAAAGGTAAGGTTTTCCATGGATGTAAGAGATGTATCTGAAGAGGTAATGCATGAGCTAAAAAATGCTTCCAGAAAAGTACTATCAGCCATAGCACGCCGAAAAAAGCTAATGTTCGACTTTGAAGAAATCAACTGGATTTCTCCGGTCAGTTGCGAGCCTGTATTGAAAGCGTGCATTAAAGAACAAGCCGAAAACCTTGGACTGAACTATCACATAATGCCTAGTGGAGCAGCTCACGATGCTCAAATGGTTGCCAAAATAGCACCGGCAGCCATGATTTTTGTACCTAGTAAAGCAGGTATCAGCCACTCCATGCACGAATGGACCGACTGGCGGGATATTGAAGCTGGAGCAAACTTAATGCTGCAAACATTGTTAAAACTTACAGAATAATTTTTTAGAACATGAAAGATATTGACAAATACGAAAAAGGGAAACACCTTGATCCACTGAGAGAGTACTACCATGACATGGTAGCAGACAGCAAAGAGCGAAAGCAAAACCTGATCGGAAAAAATGTAGCCCTTTTAGTGATTGACATGCAATATTTAGACGCAGCAAAAGGCTATGGTGTCTTTAAAGACATTACTTCTTCTGGTATTCCTTGGGAACAACAAGAATACTATTTCAATACACTAAACGACTATGTAATTCCTAATATCCAGAAGCTCCAAAAGCTTTTCAGGGATAATGAATGTGAGGTTATACATACCCGTATCCAAAGCCTAACCAAAGACGGAAGAGATAGAAGCAATGGCCACAAAAGGCTGGGCTTGCTTGCGGCGCCAGGGTCTAAAGAAGCTGAGTTCTTGCCTGAAATAGCCCCTATTGAAGATGAGATAGTAATTAACAAAACGGCAAGCGGTGTTTTTTCTTCCACTAACTTACATTATGTGTTAACCAATATGGGTATTACAGAGCTTGTAGTTTGTGGCGTTTATACCAATGAATGTGTGGAAACTACCGTTCGTGATGCCTGCGACCTTGGTTATTTAGTTAGTCTAGTTGATGATGCTTGCACTACTGTTACACCTGAACTGCACAATGCTTCCTTAACCACTTTGCGCAACCGTTATGCAGAGATTACAAGCACTGAAGAAACTATCAAAAGATTTAATATTGTTAATATTTTAACTTCAAATACTTAATTGACAAAAAAAATTTTACTTTTGGGGGTTAATTTTACTTAAAGCCCTTTTTAATATTAGCTTTTAGAGAGGGTGATTTGAACAATATTTTTCACGAAGTTTTTACTAGTTTTTTATAATGCTTTTAAAAAGAGGAATTCCTTTTAAATACATCTTTCGTAAAATACGAAAAGAAGTAATTTTTTTCTTAACCTACGGACTATTAATCTATACAGTAAAACCATACATTACCATATATTTTGACATAGACTTACCCTTGACTATTCCGGTCATTTTAGGTACTGCAATCTCCCTTCTGCTGGGTTTTAGAACAGACCACGCTTATGACCGTTGGTGGGAAGCTAGAAAAATATGGGGGGCTATTGTAAACGACTCTAGGAACCTAATCCGTCAACTGATAACTTTTACTAATGAAAATGATCCTGAAAGCAGGGCGCTATTAAGAAGTATAGCCATAAGGCAAATCGCTTGGTGTTACTCATTGGGCAATGCACTTAGGGGCACTGACCAGAAAGACGTTTTGCAAAAGTACCTTTCGGATCACGAAGCTCAATCAGCCAACCTTCAAGACAATACCCCAAATGCCCTGTTGCAGTTTCACGCTTATGACCTGAAAGAACTATTGAACAAAGGACACATTAACCCTTTTCAGCAAGTACAAATTGAAGCTACAATTTCTAGGCTTTGCGATAGCATGGGTATGTGCGAAAGGATTAAAAATACCATTTTCCCAGAAACCTATAGCATGTTTATACACTTCTTTATCTATTTATTTATTATGCTCCTACCAATAGGGCTTGTTGATCATTATGGTCTTTGGACAGTTCCTATTGTAGTGCTAATAGCTGCTTCATTTTTCCTTATTGAGAAGACAGCCATTGTACTTCAAGACCCTTTCGAGAACTTACCTACAGACACGAATATGACAACCATTGCAAGGAATATTGAAATAAATATTAGGCAGATGACTCATGATCCTGAGGTACCGCCAAAAATTAAACCGGAGAAGTTTTTTTCCATGTAAAAGGCGGTTGTTACTCCCATAAGGGGTAATGTTCCAGATTCAGGTCCTCCATAAAGAACATACGTGCAGACTCTGCAAATGAGTGCGTATAGTCTGACACATAAAATTTACTTTCTGGAGGCAATCCTGAATTGTTAAGCAAATCGTTATCCTTGAGGAACGAAAGAAGCGTCTCTGCCACAATATCAGACGAATCCAGTACTTCTACTTTCTTTTGATAATAACGCTCGATCTGCGTTTTAATTAAGGGGTAATGGGTACATCCCAGAATCAAAGCTTCTATGCCTTCTAAACGCCGGTCTTGAAGATAGGTTTGGATAATTTCTTCACTGATGCGGTTATTGCAAAAGCCCTCTTCTATCATTGGGGCCAACAGAGGGGTAGCAAGTGCTTTGAAGTTAATGTCATTGCCAAGTTTATCAATTTTTTTCTGATATGCGTTACTTCCTACTGTTTTTTTAGTACCTATCAGTCCTACTGCTTTACCTGCATAATGCTTACTACAATAGTCTATTACAGGGTCTATGACATTAATTACCTCAGCCTTGCTTCCGACATACTCTTTGACCAAACGGTAGGCAGCAGAAGAGGCGGAGTTACACGCTATTAAAATAACTTTACAATTATGCCTTAGTAAAATATCACAAATTTTAACTGCATAAGCCTGAATTGCGGCTGTTGATTTATCGCCATACGGATGGTGGGCTGTATCGCCAAAATATACGAAACTTTCGCCAGGCAATATTTTGCGAACGGCATGTGCCACAGTAAGCCCACCTATACCGCTATCAAAAAAACCAATGGCTCGTGTATTGTTCATATCTACTGAACTTTTAGTAACAATGAAAGTTATGTATTTTCTTGATTAAATATTAATTTTCTGATAAAAATTATATAATATTGGTATAGAAATAAAAAATTTTAAAGATAGGATGTCGAATAAAATTCTCAAGAATGTTCTGTTGGTTGATGATGATAGTATCAATAACTATATCAATGAACGCTTATTGAAAAAAATGAACATATGCGAAAACATTAAAGTACTATTGAATGGAGAAGAGGCTATAAAACATATAGAACAAGAGATTGCCCAAGATAACTCCTATACCCCTGACTTAATCCTTCTGGACATAAACATGCCTGTTATGGATGGTTTTGAGTTTATGGAAGCATTTAAAAAATTGGATCTTGAAAAGAAGGAAAAAGTGGTAATAATAATGCTCACGACCTCTACCAACCCAGGAGATATGGACCGAGTTAAACACTCTATTGCCTCTGATTTTATCAATAAACCGCTAACTGAAGATAAAATATCAGGTATTTTGAATAAATACCTTCAAGTATAAAGATTCTCCTAAAAATTAATTTGGGTTAAAAAAAAGAGAACTGCTATATAAAGCAGTTCTCTTCCTAAAAAAACTTCTACTTTAGATTTTATTCGTAAATAATATTCATTTCTACCCTTCTATTTAACTTACGCCCCTCTGCTGTATCATTGGTAGCTTTGGGTTTAGATTCTCCAAAACCATCGGTAGATATACGGTGTTCTTTCACACCTTTTTGAGCAAGGTATCTCTTTACCGACTTAGCCCTATTTTGAGAAAGGATTAAGTTTGCCTCATCATCACCCACATTGTCAGTATGCCCTTCTAAGTGCAATTTATAGTGAGGATTGTTGACCAACACCTTGGCTAGCTCATCTAGGGAGCTGAAAGAAGATGCTACGATAATATCTTTCCCGGATTCAAAAAGAAGGTTTTCGAAGGCTTTCTTCAATGCTTCTTTTTCTTCAGGTTTAATCTCTGGGCATCCACGGTTTTCTGCTGTTCCAGGAGTATTTGGACACAGGTCATCATAATCACTTACCCCATCTCCATCGCTATCAATAAAAGGTGGCGGGCAACCATTATAGCGCGCTATCCCAGGTTCATCTGGACACTCATCTTCAGAGTCAGGAATACCATCGCCATCTGTATCTGGACACCCATGGAACTTCTTCAAACCCGCTACATCCGGGCAACGGTCTTTATTATCAGGAATGCCATCACCATCACGGTCTCCCCATGGACATCCTTTATTTTCTTTTGGTCCTGGCTCATCTATACAATCATCTTCATAGTCATAGACACCGTCAAAGTCCGTATCTACAGGACATCCAAAAGGCGTAACAGGAACCCCTTTGGGTGAATTGGGGCATTTATCCCTTTTGTCGGGAACACCGTCGCCATCGCTGTCCTTGTCTGTCCATCTGATGGTATATGCTTCCTTTTTAGCCTTTTTATACTTTCGTTGTTTTTTCGCAAGTTTTTTAGTTTGCTTTCGGTTCTGGCCCAAAACATCGTTGGCAGATACAACTAAAAGAAAAATAAATAAAAAAGAAATACATCTGTAGTAGTGCAGCATCAGCAATAAATTTGGTAATTGAAGAAATCTTATACCCTTACATTTAAGTGGGGCAAACAATGATTTCTTATACGCAAAACGGCCAGAGGGGTTCCCTCTGGCCGTTAATGATGCTCATTATTAAAGTTTCTTTGATAAGTTAACCTGCTAGCTGAGAAAGGCTTTCTTCCAAGGCTTTTATTTTTGCCTCAGCATCTGCTTTTTTCTTCATTTCGTTCTCCACAACTTGTTTAGGAGCGCCATTTACAAACTTTTCATTGCTAAGTTTCTTGGACACACTAGCTAAAAAACCTTTGGTATATTCCAGGTCTTTGGTTATTCGCTCCCGCTCTTTTTCAGGATCTACCCCTCCCGCTATTGGCACAAAGAACTCATCAGATTTAATTACAAAACCTGCGGCACCCTCTGGACCTGCATCAACAGCATTGACTTCTGAAACAACCGCTAATTTTGAAATTATCTTCCCATACTTATCTAGCCAATTTCCATTAGGAGACTTGTAATGCAATTCAAGTTCAAAGTTACGTGCAATCTGTCTGGAGTTTCTGATATTACGGATATTGGCTACCACTTCCAGAACCTTGTCCATTTCCTGAAGAAATACAGTGTTAATCTCTTGCGCTTTAGGCCACTCTGCCACTACAATACACTCATTTGCCTCTCTTTCTTTAATTTCATGCCACAACTCTTCGGTAATGAATGGCATAAACGGATGAAGAAGCTTCAACAGCTTTTCGAAAGTTTGCAAGGTCGCCCTATAAGTATGTCCATCGATAGGCTTTTCAAAATCAGGTTTGACCATCTCCAGATACCAAGAGCAGAAATCGTCCCATACGAGCTTATAAGTACTCATTAAGGCATCAGACAGGCGGAACTTGCCGTAATGCTCTTCTATTTCAAGGATAACTTGGTCTACCCTTGCATTGATCCATTCAATGGCGTGCTGGTTAGCACCGTCAAGACTTTCATCTACCTCCCAACCACTGATCAACCGGTAGGCATTCCAGATTTTATTGCTAAAATTCCATCCCTGCTCACATAGTTTGATATCAAAAAGCAAATCATTTCCCGCTGGCGAACTCAACAACATACCTACCCTGACACCGTCTGCTCCATATTGGTCAATTAAGTCAAGCGGATCTGGAGAGTTACCCAGAGATTTTGACATTTTTCTTCCCTGAGCATCACGGACTATGCCAGTTAAATAGACGTTTTTGAAAGGCTTTGCTTTTTTGTACTCATACCCAGCCATAATCATTCTTGCCACCCAGAAAAACAATATTTCAGGAGCAGTAACCAAGGTATCTGTTGGGTAGTAATATTTTATATCTTCATTATCAGGCTTATTTAAGCCATCAAACACTGTAATAGGCCACAACCAAGAACTAAACCAGGTATCTAACACATCTTCATCCTGCCTCAACTCCTCTGGTTTTACCGCTTTACCCTCACTTTTAAACAAAGCAACTGCTTCTTCTACGGTTTCAGCCACCACATAGCTACCGTCAGACATATACCATGCAGGAATTCGGTGCCCCCACCATAACTGACGAGAAATACACCAATCTTTGATATTTTCAATCCAATGCCTATAAGTATTTTTAAACTTTGAAGGATAAAGGGTAATTTCATCGCTCATTACTGCATCAAGCACTTCAGGGTTAGCCTCCATGAATTTTTTCATGTTCACAAACCACTGAGCAGACAGACGTGGTTCTATTACAGCGTCCGTTCTTTCTGAATACCCTACATTATTGCGTATATCTTCAACCTTATCAAGAATACCAGCCTCTTGTAAGTCCTTGCTAATTTGCTTCCTGACAACAAACCTATCCATTCCTACATAAAGCCGTGCTTTTTCACTAAGCGTACCATCTTCATTAAGGATATCGACAAATTCAAGGTTATGCTTCTGGCCAAGATTATAGTCATTTACATCATGGCATGGAGTAACCTTTAAACACCCGGTGCCAAACTCCACATCTACATATTCATCAAAAATGACAGGGATAGAACGGTTAATCAAAGGCACTATGACCTTTTTGCCCTGCAGCTTCTTATATCTGTCATCATTAGGGTTAACACAAACAGCGGTATCTCCAAGTATAGTTTCTGGCCTCGTAGTGGCAATTGTAATAAAATCATCCTCCCCTTCTACCTTATATTTTAGGTAATAGAGCTTAGAGTTCACTTCTTTATGGATCACCTCTTCGTCAGAAAGGGCTGTCTTTCCCTGAGGGTCCCAGTTAACCATTCTCACCCCCTTATAAATAAATCCTTTTTTATAAAGATCTATAAAGACTTTAATGACAGAGTCCGACATAGCGGGTTCCATGGTAAAGCGTGTTCTTTCCCAATCACAAGAAGCTCCAAGCTTTTTTAATTGATCAAGGATAATTCCTCCATACTTCTCTTTCCATTCCCAAGCGTGTTTAAGGAAGTCATCCCTGGAAAGGTCACTTTTCTTGATACCCTTCTCACGGAGCATAGCAACAACTTTTGCTTCTGTAGCAATAGAGGCATGATCTGTTCCAGGCACCCAACAGGCTTCTTTGCCTTCCATTCTTGCTTTTCTGATCAAAACATCTTGAATGGTGTTGTTAAGCATGTGTCCCATATGCAACACACCAGTTACATTGGGCGGAGGGATAACTATGGTATAAGGTTCTTTATCAGGGTTAGGTTTGGAGCGGAAAAAGCCTTTTTCATTCCAGTATCCATACCATTTCTTCTCAGCTTCTTTAGGGTTATATTTTTTTTCTGGTAATGCCATTTACGTTTTTCCTTTACTTTTAAAATAATTCTGCAGCTATTTTCTTAACCGATTGCGACTTACCCATAGAGTAATAATGCAAGCAAGGCACACCAAACTCTATTAGCTCTTTGGATTGTTGAATAGACCACTCCACACCGATCTGTTTCACCTGGTCAGGAGACTTGCACTTCAGCACAGCTTCTGAAAGCTCCTCTGGGATGTCTATATGAAAAATAGCAGGTAAAACAGTAAGTTGACGTGCAGTGGTAAGCGGTTTAAGCCCTGGAATTATAGGCATGGTTATGCCGTTTTCTCTACACTTCTTTACAAAGTCAAAAAACTTACTATTATCAAAAAACATTTGTGTAACCACATAGTCTGCACCCAAGTCCTGCTTCATTTTCAGGTAGTTCAAGTCCATAGTAAGATTAGGGGCTTCATAATGCTTTTCCGGATAACCCGCCACACCAATGCAGAAATCAGAAGGCTTAGGAGCCAAAAGATCTTCATCAAGATACTTGCCATTATTCATGTTAGTAACCTGCTGAATAAGTTCTGTGGCATAACGGTGACCATTAGGATCTGGAATAAAAGTCGACTCGGTTTTTATATTATCGCCCCTTAATGCAAGCACATTGTCTATCCCTAAAAAGTTGAGGTCTATCAATGCATTTTCTGTTTCTTCCCTAGAAAATCCGCCACAAATAATATGAGGAACAGCATCTACGTGATATTTATTCATAATAGCGGCGCATATACCAACAGTACCAGGCCTTTTCCTAATAGTCCGCTTCTCCAGTAGACCGTTTTCTCTAGTTTTGTAAACGAACTCCTCTCTGTGATAAGTAACATCTATAAAAGGAGGCTTAAACTCCATTAAAGGATCTATTGCATCAAAAAGGGATTTAATATCTTCTCCTTTTAGAGGAGGCAAAATCTCAAAAGAAAACAATGTCTTTTGTGCATTTTTTAAATGTTCGGTTATTTTCATTCCTCTCAGTTAGGTCAATAAGCAAGTGTGCAAAAATAGTTGATTTTATAGTAATATTAAAGTAAACCCGGAATATACATTGGCGCTTTTGTCAACTAGTAAATTAACTTCAAACCAGATGCTTTACCCATAGGTCGGGAGGCTAAAATTCCTACTTGTTTCTCCCCTATCATGACCATGCCGTTGCTACTTTTTCAAAACAATTACAGACCACCACAAACAACGTTACATAAAAATTGTATTTATCAACAAAAACAAAACAACAACAAACTCAATTTCAATTAATTAAAAACACAAACCAATTAAAAACATAGAATTTTCCATGTAATAAAAAACACCAATGAACCAAATAGAAATACCAACAGTTGTGAATGTAGAAGGATGTAAAAATAGAGGTTGTTAAATTAAACGAGAGAGATAGATATGAGATACCTAATTGCATTAATTTTCGCATTTTCCGTAACAGCAGCAGGAGCACAAACAACTCCTCAGGATCAAGATCAAGATCAAAGAAACGGAAACGGCACATACGAGCAAAGAGGTCAGCAGGAAGACTTCGGCATGGAAGATGAGCGCGACATGGATCAGCAAAGAGGTCAGCAAGAAGATGAACTCAGAGGTGAACATAGAGCATATGGCGCTGAATTCGAAGATCCTTCCACTATATATATGAGTGAGGATGAAAACCTAAAGATCAACGAAACTGAAGATGGCGAGGTTGTAATCCAGTACAAGCAGGAAGGTTTTGATAAGCAAGAAGCTGAAGGCAGAACTGAAGGTTATGGCCTTGAAGAAGGTGAAGCTAGAGGCGAAGCCAGAGATGCTGAAGAAGACGAAGCCAGAGCTGAAGAG is from Cytophagaceae bacterium ABcell3 and encodes:
- the asnB gene encoding asparagine synthase (glutamine-hydrolyzing) gives rise to the protein MCGIAGYWKATSLADNAKDTLKNMTETLYHRGPDGYGFHIDKEEGLAMGHARLSIIDMETGRQPLYGQSKNQVLTVNGEFYDYKRIRTNLRLEGFSFTTKSDSEIALPLYKKHGLDFINQLRGEFAVALYDKERQQLVLARDRFGIKPLFYHISDKGVYYGSEVKSLFANPEVPGAFDAKALIHQLMHTMVPGTSAYKGIHAIKPGHMIIISKKGDSFDVKERKYWDMDFPEDSQREDKGEAFYVKQVQEKLMEAVSFRLEADVPVGCYLSGGIDSCSMLGLASSIQQSPVKAFTISFDNKDYDEAAIAKEMADRTKADQEQINLTASELYGDNYVKTLWHAERTFYNTLGVAKYCMSKRVNECGYRVVVTGEGSDELFGGYPFFKKDMFLHVYPEHEVEALRKQMEASNSLFKGAILAENPRRHQAMEDIVGFTPSWIQPWMHTLELASPLLSDDVLHETEGYDPIAAIAETFDSKQLKGRHVLDKVQYTWIKTMLEGQILNWGGDRVDMANSMESRPAFLDHHVAEAARNIPPHYRVKGNIEKYVLREAMKNILPEVLYKREKFAFMAPPGHTEKKKQNALQNLVDQFLNEDIVREAGLLDAQRVTKFLKDYNEDKDPVSLIRKDALLNHLIGVHVLHSHFIAGRKESLASLA
- a CDS encoding Zn-dependent hydrolase encodes the protein MREKLRINSKRLWDNLYELSEIGKQKDGGIYRMAFSPADMEARDWLCQKIKKAGLENFQDGALNVYGKLPVQDSSIPSVITGSHIDTVPNAGALDGALGVIVALECLQVIKENNVAHKYPLELVAFSDEEGRFGPMFGSKSFIGDMTPGNLLESTDLKNNKLIDVLTNLGYDPNKALEAARDPKTIKYYLELHIEQGPVLDSTNKEVGVVSDITGLFKWQVTLSGSANHAGTTPMDMRNDAFMGLADFAHEIPRIIEENGSEHSRMTIGMVQLYPGSANTIPEKVRFSMDVRDVSEEVMHELKNASRKVLSAIARRKKLMFDFEEINWISPVSCEPVLKACIKEQAENLGLNYHIMPSGAAHDAQMVAKIAPAAMIFVPSKAGISHSMHEWTDWRDIEAGANLMLQTLLKLTE
- a CDS encoding isochorismatase family cysteine hydrolase; the encoded protein is MKDIDKYEKGKHLDPLREYYHDMVADSKERKQNLIGKNVALLVIDMQYLDAAKGYGVFKDITSSGIPWEQQEYYFNTLNDYVIPNIQKLQKLFRDNECEVIHTRIQSLTKDGRDRSNGHKRLGLLAAPGSKEAEFLPEIAPIEDEIVINKTASGVFSSTNLHYVLTNMGITELVVCGVYTNECVETTVRDACDLGYLVSLVDDACTTVTPELHNASLTTLRNRYAEITSTEETIKRFNIVNILTSNT
- a CDS encoding bestrophin family ion channel; this encodes MLLKRGIPFKYIFRKIRKEVIFFLTYGLLIYTVKPYITIYFDIDLPLTIPVILGTAISLLLGFRTDHAYDRWWEARKIWGAIVNDSRNLIRQLITFTNENDPESRALLRSIAIRQIAWCYSLGNALRGTDQKDVLQKYLSDHEAQSANLQDNTPNALLQFHAYDLKELLNKGHINPFQQVQIEATISRLCDSMGMCERIKNTIFPETYSMFIHFFIYLFIMLLPIGLVDHYGLWTVPIVVLIAASFFLIEKTAIVLQDPFENLPTDTNMTTIARNIEINIRQMTHDPEVPPKIKPEKFFSM
- the murI gene encoding glutamate racemase, with amino-acid sequence MNNTRAIGFFDSGIGGLTVAHAVRKILPGESFVYFGDTAHHPYGDKSTAAIQAYAVKICDILLRHNCKVILIACNSASSAAYRLVKEYVGSKAEVINVIDPVIDYCSKHYAGKAVGLIGTKKTVGSNAYQKKIDKLGNDINFKALATPLLAPMIEEGFCNNRISEEIIQTYLQDRRLEGIEALILGCTHYPLIKTQIERYYQKKVEVLDSSDIVAETLLSFLKDNDLLNNSGLPPESKFYVSDYTHSFAESARMFFMEDLNLEHYPLWE
- a CDS encoding response regulator is translated as MSNKILKNVLLVDDDSINNYINERLLKKMNICENIKVLLNGEEAIKHIEQEIAQDNSYTPDLILLDINMPVMDGFEFMEAFKKLDLEKKEKVVIIMLTTSTNPGDMDRVKHSIASDFINKPLTEDKISGILNKYLQV
- a CDS encoding OmpA family protein, with product MLHYYRCISFLFIFLLVVSANDVLGQNRKQTKKLAKKQRKYKKAKKEAYTIRWTDKDSDGDGVPDKRDKCPNSPKGVPVTPFGCPVDTDFDGVYDYEDDCIDEPGPKENKGCPWGDRDGDGIPDNKDRCPDVAGLKKFHGCPDTDGDGIPDSEDECPDEPGIARYNGCPPPFIDSDGDGVSDYDDLCPNTPGTAENRGCPEIKPEEKEALKKAFENLLFESGKDIIVASSFSSLDELAKVLVNNPHYKLHLEGHTDNVGDDEANLILSQNRAKSVKRYLAQKGVKEHRISTDGFGESKPKATNDTAEGRKLNRRVEMNIIYE
- a CDS encoding valine--tRNA ligase, whose product is MALPEKKYNPKEAEKKWYGYWNEKGFFRSKPNPDKEPYTIVIPPPNVTGVLHMGHMLNNTIQDVLIRKARMEGKEACWVPGTDHASIATEAKVVAMLREKGIKKSDLSRDDFLKHAWEWKEKYGGIILDQLKKLGASCDWERTRFTMEPAMSDSVIKVFIDLYKKGFIYKGVRMVNWDPQGKTALSDEEVIHKEVNSKLYYLKYKVEGEDDFITIATTRPETILGDTAVCVNPNDDRYKKLQGKKVIVPLINRSIPVIFDEYVDVEFGTGCLKVTPCHDVNDYNLGQKHNLEFVDILNEDGTLSEKARLYVGMDRFVVRKQISKDLQEAGILDKVEDIRNNVGYSERTDAVIEPRLSAQWFVNMKKFMEANPEVLDAVMSDEITLYPSKFKNTYRHWIENIKDWCISRQLWWGHRIPAWYMSDGSYVVAETVEEAVALFKSEGKAVKPEELRQDEDVLDTWFSSWLWPITVFDGLNKPDNEDIKYYYPTDTLVTAPEILFFWVARMIMAGYEYKKAKPFKNVYLTGIVRDAQGRKMSKSLGNSPDPLDLIDQYGADGVRVGMLLSSPAGNDLLFDIKLCEQGWNFSNKIWNAYRLISGWEVDESLDGANQHAIEWINARVDQVILEIEEHYGKFRLSDALMSTYKLVWDDFCSWYLEMVKPDFEKPIDGHTYRATLQTFEKLLKLLHPFMPFITEELWHEIKEREANECIVVAEWPKAQEINTVFLQEMDKVLEVVANIRNIRNSRQIARNFELELHYKSPNGNWLDKYGKIISKLAVVSEVNAVDAGPEGAAGFVIKSDEFFVPIAGGVDPEKERERITKDLEYTKGFLASVSKKLSNEKFVNGAPKQVVENEMKKKADAEAKIKALEESLSQLAG